Genomic DNA from Salvia miltiorrhiza cultivar Shanhuang (shh) chromosome 1, IMPLAD_Smil_shh, whole genome shotgun sequence:
TCCTAAGCAGGCGCATTCCTTTGATCATCATTGTATGTTCGTTCAAAAAGTTGTTTCTTGCTTTCAGTTGTAAGGCAAAGTTTCAAAATTTGATGCTACTAACTTCTAAATACATCATATTTAATTCTCACGTTTACATATGTTGGCAGATCATCTATTCAATCATCTTTAGTTTTTCTCCCGTGATGATACTTTTAATTTTCCCGGGTAATGCACACttatacttaattaattaaaataatacaaaaagtACAGTTTCTAAACTTTAGCCACTAAtcaattttatcaaaaaaaaaaaaaatgactttgACTACAAATTTGTATCTAATGAGTACTATTCTCTACTTAAATTTTCTACTAAAATATGTAGATACATTTTTGTTTCAAATGTCTATTAGTCTGGAAAAAGTTTTAAAACTCAACATATTTTCTAttagtctatttttttttcaaatttctaTTATAGATCCTTGTTTCCCAACatgtttttttataaatatattcatttcaaacttttattttctcattatctctGCCTTAAATcacataatattttaataaattttatgttAGTCATGCGACACTTTGTCGTTGTAGCATCTATATTGaaacaaaattttataattaaaatctcTATTCACACATGATACTGCCACATCACCGGTGGACATATTAATTCATATTGATAGATGAGCGTTTCTATCGGTACCTTGTAATCTAAAAAAGAACCGATGCTAGTGTTGGACACTATCTCCACAAAACAATATTACTCCATTATATGTGCACACACTTTCACAACAATTGTCTATAAGATACAACAGATCTGATGAACTTGAATTATTGCACACCATAGGCTCAACATTTTGACTAACTACTCGATACTAGAGACTGAGTACTTCACTCGAACTCAAACTATATGAAAAATATGATAGACGATTTGATGACGATTGAAATAGTATGCTGAATGAGTGAAATTTAACATACTATGGGCCTCTATAAATAGGAGAAAGTGGATTGACTTGAAGAGGTGCAAGTCTAAACAGGTGTGAGTAGTTGAACCCGAACAAGTGCGAGCCTTGATCCTGGCTCGAACCAACCCGTCGATTCAGTGCGCCTGGATCAGGCACTCGCCACTCATATGCCAATAGTCGCCATCTTTGCGCCATGTGGCACAACTTCCTACAACTCTGCACTGTGTGTCCGCGCACTGCCACATCACATGTCCACATACGCGTCGAACCAAACCGTAATTGACATGAGCCATGATTGAACCACCGAGTCGCTTCAACAagtcactttattaaaactaaaGGTTCATGAATGCTCCTATtaatctattattttatttggtattagatattttattattgttatttcaacatattatgaaattatttataaacatcagttgaattaatatttatattagttTATATGTACCAAGTAGCATAATTAAAAGAAGTATGGCTCAAAATGCGCCATGTAATTATCGGTAAACCAACATTTGCGCGGAACCCAATTTTGCTGCATTCCGGTTATTCCAAAAAGATCCCTTACTGTAGAGAAAAAAATTCGCGGGACCCAATTTACCGGcgcatcaaaataaaataaaaaatacgtaATTCCCCTTACTTTTCCGCATAGTAGCACTGTAGAGGATCCTAACCTGACCCGAAAAACTATTTAGctgaaataattttattactGTAAATCATAAGATCTGCTCTGCATTGCTCACTGTCGTTAGCTCCCATTTCTGCCTTTGCCAGATCCACGCGCCGCCGCAATGACGGATTCCGACGCCGCCGAACAACAGCATTTGGAGCCGCGGACGCCGTCCACCCCCAGCGCCACCCTATACCTCCACCCCCGCCGGGAGCCCTTCGAGCACGGCCTTCTTCCCATCCCCAAACTCATCTTCACCGATGGCGTTCAGAGTCTATCCCATATCAAATCCGCTCTTCTGTCATCAAATCCGAATTACCGAGTTAACTCGGAAACCTTAGCTCGTGTCCTTCAAATTCCCGTCGAGCATTCGCGCCTTCTGATCGAAACCCTATCCGCTGTCCTGCATGACGATTCCGATCCCGTTGTGAAGGCTAGGGCTCCGGAAGAGATTGATGAAGCAGGGGTTAATGTGTTTGATTTGCTTGTGCTTTTGTACATACAGAATTACAAGAGGTTGCTGCCGAAAGGGCACAGGGATTCCGCTGCCGTCGCTGATGTTTGGCCATCTACGTCGGCTTTCGATGGATTTCTATCCGTGCTGTCGCCATTACAGGTGATGATTTTAAGTTTTCAGCCCTGGTCTTTTTTGTTTGTGGTTTAATTTGATCTGGTCGGTGCTCGTGCTTTGGTTCATATTCTTGTATTTCCAGTTTTCTTTTAATATCCGTTGCATGTGGGCAACCGTTGTTGGTTTAATGCGGATTGAATTTATTGgagtttaagtttaatttatttgattgaatatCATATTTGTCAGATAAATTTGTttttgtatgtatgtatgtatgagcGAAATAACGTTCATATTCATTCCTATGCATTGTTATGTTCTGATTCTTGACATCCAATTGGATGGGAATTCCTCTGTCCCTGAAAATTATAAACTTATTAGTTTCTCATTACCTGAAATAAGTTTTACATTGATGATATTGTAGAATTGTAGCAGTTACTGGTTACTTTTGCGTATTAAGCGTAGCAAAAGTGAAGGTAACCACTGGTTAATGTGATATTGTTGTAAGTCTGTTGTGTTAATTCATTGTTACTGTCAGTAAGTATGGCTCTGCCTGTTGCAGTTGGTGCGGAGCAACAGCCGTAGGTTTATGCCATCCCAAGCTGACGAAGAGGCTCATCAATTATCATATCTACATAAACACCTTGGCAACATTCTTTCCCTCTTGGCAGATGCTGtagaaggggaaggggaaggggaaggggaaggtgATGAATCCATGGTATGCAATGTTTTTTCCTTATTCTGCATTCTTGTAGAATTAGTTTCTGTAGGTAGGGTAAAGAGTATATGAATCTTGGATTTTGTTAATGAACATTTCACTTTAACTCACCGTGAGCTTTGCTTTAAAGAGTTGAGTTCTCTTTTTTTCCAGGTATTATCTGTAGATAAGTTTGAACATCTTGGATTTCTGATCTATTTTGGGGATAAAGGATCTCAGAGATTCCCCTTAAGCCAGAATACTCCATTTTTTGCAAATTCAGATCCAGACATGCCTGCATCTCCTGTTCCTGCATCACAAGTTCTAGATTGGCTTCTTGAGAACATATCCTCTGCCCAGGAACATATTGGTGAGAGGATATCTACAAAAGAAAATGGGCCTAGTAGTTCTTCTGATCAGGATGTTGCAATGGCTGATGCAGCCACTAGTTCTGCAAAGCCCTCGAGCAGCCTTAGAGGTCCAAGTTTGATTGAGGGGATCTCTAAATCTTCATGCGTTAAGCAGGCATCTGATATTAAGGGTACATCCGTAAAGGTGGATATTGCTCCTTGTTTTCTTCCATTTATCCTCAACCATCTTCTTTCAATTTTGTAATTTAAGCCAAAAATTTCCATAATGTAGTTTGGATAAGGCTACTGAACTAGTTATTCAGTTACATTTAGTGTTTTTTTTTCAGCTTCTCACACTTCTCTACGTCTTATTTCCGTGTGAAATTTCACTTTCTCTTGTATCTTCTATTGATTTTCACTTTTGCTCAGGTAGTAAATTGCCATGAATCAGTAATTTACATCTTGGCACCTGTGAAATATGCAACAGTCTATGGATGCTCTGATGCAACTATTGTCCTTGGAGCTGTTGGCAAGGTAGTCAAAATTAACAACATGATTCCATTTGTATATCTGGAGTGTGCATAGTTTAAATGTTGTAAGCAATTGGAAGTAAGTCTAAATAATTCTCTTACAGGCTGTTAGAGTTGAACACTGTGAACGTGTCCATCTTATCAGTGCAGCCAAGCGTATCTGCATTGCGAACTGCCGTGAATGCGTATTCTTCTTGGGGGTTAACCAGAAACCCCTCATTGTCGGTGATAATCACAAGTTGCAGGTAAGACTTGCCTTATGTTAAGTGTTTGAACCTGTCTGTGAAGCCAACAATCGCCTTTTgggttgatgatttatgaattGATTAGTTTTCTTATACCTTCTCATTACAATTATTAACCAGTTGGTTTTCCTCATTTTTCTCAAATCAACTTTTGTGATTGGGATTTCTTTTCCACTGTTTTATATTGTGTTCATCAGGTGGCCCCTTATAACACGTTCTACTCACAACTGGAGGAGCACATGAATCAAGTTGGAATTGATCCTAACATGAACGATTGGAATAAACTTGTGACTCTTGGAGTGATTGATCCGCATGATTCGTTATCCCATCCTGCTGG
This window encodes:
- the LOC131001165 gene encoding uncharacterized protein LOC131001165: MTDSDAAEQQHLEPRTPSTPSATLYLHPRREPFEHGLLPIPKLIFTDGVQSLSHIKSALLSSNPNYRVNSETLARVLQIPVEHSRLLIETLSAVLHDDSDPVVKARAPEEIDEAGVNVFDLLVLLYIQNYKRLLPKGHRDSAAVADVWPSTSAFDGFLSVLSPLQLVRSNSRRFMPSQADEEAHQLSYLHKHLGNILSLLADAVEGEGEGEGEGDESMVLSVDKFEHLGFLIYFGDKGSQRFPLSQNTPFFANSDPDMPASPVPASQVLDWLLENISSAQEHIGERISTKENGPSSSSDQDVAMADAATSSAKPSSSLRGPSLIEGISKSSCVKQASDIKGTSVKVVNCHESVIYILAPVKYATVYGCSDATIVLGAVGKAVRVEHCERVHLISAAKRICIANCRECVFFLGVNQKPLIVGDNHKLQVAPYNTFYSQLEEHMNQVGIDPNMNDWNKLVTLGVIDPHDSLSHPAGGSDTQAESATCLDPDHYTNFVIPSWVASEQAGSTKDNPFPLPDPYLASQQKNHKSLEEVKQLLRETELDETRKRELSSALHACFKDWLYASGNVRQLYYLPGE